TTGAAGTTGGTGGATAGCTTGCCGCGCAATGAGACGGGGAAGTTGCCGAGGGCGGCGTTGTTGGCCTTGCTGTAGCCGGCCTTTGACCTTTGCTCCCTCTCCCCTTTGGGGTGAGGGATGGGTGCTCGCCTTATCGTTTCGATGAAACCGTCACCCCTGCGCAGGCAGGGGTCCAGTGACTTTGGCTCTCGCTTGGTTGTCGCGTGGTCGCGACCTGGCTCGCCTGCGGCGGGCTTTCGACCTCCTGCCGGAGGCCGAGTTACTTTTCTTTGCTTGCCGAAGAAAAGTAACCCGAAGAAGGGCACCCCGGATGAGTCGCCTTCCGGGCTATCGCCCTCCAGGTGCGCGTGCGGGTTCCGGGCTTTTCGACAGGGCTCCTGCCCTGGCGAAAAGGAATCGGCATCCGTGCCGATTCCCCTGCGGGCCTTCTCTCCACCCGCCCGCCGCCTCATACGGGGCCCTGGTAGATCAAAAGCAGCAAGCTCACGGCTCGTGCAGCTCTGCTGCACATCGCATCGCCGCGGGTAGCGTTGTTCCTGCTCTAGTGCGTAAAGTCAGGCAGAAGAGAAAGACGATGCCGCTAGGTGGCGAGTTATCCACAGCGGTCGGGACGCGTGGCGCGAGCTTTATCTAGCCCCGGCGCTCGGAAAGCGTAGTAAAGCCCGCTTCAATTCCTCTCCGCATCAGCGCGATGTGCAGCTCCGCTGCACGAGCCGTGAGCTTGCAGCCTTTGATCTACCGGGCCCCTTGTGCGGCGGTGAGGGGTGGACGAGAAGGCCCGCAGGGGGGATCGGCACGGATGCCGATCCCTTTTCGCCGGGGCAGGAGCCCCGTCGAAAAGCCCGGCCGCCTCTCACGAACTGGCCGGCTTCGCCGGCCAGCGCCAAGCGGGGGTGCCCTTTCTTCGGGTTACTTTTCTTCGGCAAGCAAAGAAAAGTGACTCGGCTTCCGGTAGGAGGACGAAACGCCCGCGGCGTAGGCGGCCAGGTCACGGCAACGCCACAACCACGCGACAACCAGCCTGAACCCCACCTCATGCTGCGCTGCGAAATCCCCTCCCTCCCCTTACAATGTCCCATTACGCCGCCCTCGGCGCACCATCTTCAGCAGTTGGAGTCCCCATGAAAGTCCTGGTCATCGGCAGCGGCGGGCGCGAACACGCGCTGGCGTGGAAGCTCAAGCAGTCGCCGCGCGTAAGCGAAGTGATCGTGGCTCCGGGCAACGCGGGCACCGCGCGCGAAAAGGGCTTGCGCAACGCAAATCTGGCGGTGACCGACCTGGATGGCCTGCTCAAGCTCGCCAAGGACGAGAAGGTCGAGCTGACCGTGGTGGGCCCGGAAGTACCGCTGGTGGCGGGTCTGGTCGACAAGTTCCGCGCCGCCGGCCTGCGTTGCTTCGGTCCCCGCGCGATCGCGGCGCAGTTGGAGGGTTCCAAAGCGTTCGCCAAGGATTTTCTGCTCCGCCACAACATCCCCACCGCGCGCTATGCCGTGTTCACGCAGCTCGACCCTGCTCTTGCCTATGTACGCAAGCATGGCGCTCCCATCGTCATCAAGGCCGACGGCCTGGCGGCAGGCAAGGGCGTGGTGGTGGCGCTGACGCTGGCGGATGCCGAACAGGCGTTGCATGACATGCTGGGGGCACACCAGTTTGGCGACGCTTCCGCGCGCGTGGTGATCGAGGAATTCCTTGATGGCGAGGAAGCCAGCTACATCGTGATGAGCGACGGTCAGCACGCGCTGCCGATGGCCAGCAGCCAGGACCACAAGCGCCGCGACGAAGGCGACCTGGGCCCGAACACGGGCGGCATGGGCGCCTACTCGCCCGCGCCGGTGGTCACGCCGGAAGTCGAGAAGCGCATCCTCAAGGAAGTGATCGAGCCGACGCTGCGCGGCATGGCCATGGAAGGTGCACCGTTCATCGGCTTCCTCTACGCAGGCCTCATGATCGATAAGAGCGGCATGCCCAAGGTCATCGAGTTCAACGTGCGCTTCGGCGATCCGGAAACGCAGCCGATCATGCTGCGCCTGAAGTCGGATCTGGTGGAGCTGATCGAGGCTGCGCTCGACGGCGAACTTCACCACACTCATGTGCAATGGGATACGCGCCCGTCACTGGGCGTGGTGATGGCGGCGGGCGGGTACCCGGGCAAGGTGCGTAGTGGTGATGTCATCAGCGGGCTGGATAGCGATTTCGGCCCGGACACGAAGGTGTTCCACGCCGGTACGCAGTTGGATGCTCAGGGCCACGTTGTTTCAGCCGGCGGCCGCGTGCTCACGGTTTGCGCGCTTGGCAAGGACATCGCCGCTGCTCGCGAGAATGCTTATGCGGCAGTGTCGAAGATTCATTACGAAGGCGCGTTCTGTCGCCGCGACATCGCGCATCGCGCGCTGCATCGCAGCTGATTCGCCGGGCGTCTCGCCTCGTTTTGAAAAGCCCCGGACGTCAGGGGCTTTTTCATATCGTGTTCCGCGCGAGCGTCAACCCGGGATCTCTGGCTCGACCAGTTGCGCGAGATGGATCAGCGATTCCTGCCAGCCAAGGTAGCACTGGTCGGTCGGAATCACCTCAGGAATGCCTTCCTGCACAACATGCAGTTCCGTGCCGCAGGAAACCTTCTTGAGCGTGATCGTCGTCTGCATCTCGCCGGGCAGATTGGCGCCGTCGAAGCGTGCCGTGTAGCGGATGCGTTCGCCCGGAACAAGCTCATGATAGGTGCCACCAAACGAATGGCTGTTGCCACTCGTGAAGTTGGTGAAGGACATCTGATAAGTGCCGCCCACCTTGGCATCCATCTGATGCACTTTGCCGGTAAAGCCATGCGGCGGCAGCCAGCGTGCCATGGCGTCCGGGGTCGTAAAGGCGCGATAGATCTTCTCAGGCGTGGTGCGAAGGACACGATGAAGCGTGACGGTTCCGGTGGTCATGCGATTGCTCCATGGAAGGAATGAACAAGCTCGTGCGGCCTGTTATGGATTCGACGAACGAAGTAGCTCCATTTCGACGCGCACGTTCAGGCGCGTTTGCGTAGGAAGACGTGCGTGGCCCGCTCGCCGGGCACGCTGTCTACGGTTTCATACCCGAGCGCGGGTAGATCCAGGCCCGCAAACAGCGCTTCGCCGCGGCCCATAAGGATCGGGCGCACGGCAAGATGAAGGTCGTCGAGTAATCCTGCCTGCAGATATTGGCGTACCGTGGCGGCGCCACCCCCGACGCGCACGTCCTGCTTGCCGGCCGCCGCGCGCGCCTGCTCAAGCGCAGCGTGGATGCCTTCAGTAACGAAATGGAACGTGGTGCCACCGGCCATGGTGAGCGGCGGCCGTGCGTGATGCGTCAGCACGAACACGGGCACGTGGTACGACGGCTCATCGCCCCACCAGCCCTTCCAGCTGTCGTCCGGCCATGGTCCGCGTACCGGTCCGAACATATTGCGCCCGAGGATCCATGCGCCGATACCGTCAAAGCCTTTCTCCGCTATGCCATTGTCGACACCTGTCTCGCCATCGCCGCTTCCGTACATGCGCTGGAACATGCGCGTGGCAAAGAACCATTCCATAAGTGCGGGGCCGCCGACGCCCAGCGGGTTCTCCAGGTCCTGATTCGGGCCGGCACTGAAGCCGTCCAGGGAAACGGCGAAGCTCTGCACACGAAGTTTCGACATGGTTTGTTGTCCTTCAAAGAGTGATCGACTATGCGACGAAGAAAGCGCTTCCATTTCGACACGGCACCCCATGCTCCCCCAAGGTGCCTTCCGGATGTTGCTGGTTTCCACCACGCGCTGCGGTCAGTGAACTGTGGCCTGCGCCGAACGGCAGTGGCTGAACGGCCGGCCAAGGGACATTGCCCCAAGCCATAACGCAAACCGGGTCATGGCGGCGTGTCGAGTCTCGATTCCGCATACGCTGGTAGCGCCACTAGATGGGTCGACCAGGGCTTTCAACAAGAACGGCAACGACCTATAGCGATGAGCGGGGGCTTTCGCGCTAGGCTTGCCGCCACGACACGCAAGGGATCCGCATGAGCCAATTCAGCCTGCTTGGAAGCCGCCGCTTCGCGCCCTTCTTCTGGACGCAGGCGCTGGGTGCGTTCAACGACAGCGCGTTCCGCAACGCCATGGTCACGCTGGTGGCATTCCAGATGGGGCTGGATGACAAATCGGTGTCGCTCTACACCAATCTGGCGCCAGCGCTGTTCATCCTGCCCTACTTCCTGTTTTCGGCCACCGCAGGGCAGCTGGCGGAGAAGTACGAGAAGACGCGCATCATCCGCTACGTGAAGCTGTTCGAGATCGCCGCGATGGTGGTCGCTTCGATTGGCTTCTACACGCATCACACCACGCTTCTGCTGGTAGTGCTGTTCCTGATGGGACTGCACTCCACAACCTTCGGGCCCATCAAGTACGCCATCCTGCCGCAGGCGCTGAAGCCGGAAGAACTGGTGGGCGGTAACGGTTTGGTGGAGATGGGCACGCAGCTGGCGATACTGATCGGCATGATCGCCGGCGGCTCGCTGATGATGATCCATGGCCATGGGCCCATCGCTGCCTCGGCTGCGACCATCGCCATTGCCGTGCTCGGTTACCTTGCCAGTCGCCGCATTCCTCCCGCGCCAGCCACCGCCCCCGATCTTGTCTTCAATTGGAACCCGGTGACGGAGACCGCGCGTGTGCTCGGCATCACCAAGGCCGACCGGCGCGTGTTCAACGCCGTGCTCGGCATCTCCTGGTTCTGGTTCTTCGGCACCGTGCTTGTCGCGCAGTTGCCCAACTACACGCGCCTCAACCTGGGTGGTGATGGTTCGGTCGGAGTGCTGGTGCTTACCTTGTTCTCGCTGGGCACGGGCATCGGTGCGCTGTTGTGCGAGCGCATGTCGGGTCGCCGCGTAGAGGTGGGGCTGGTGCCCCTGGGCGCGTTCGGCCTTACCGCGTTCGGCGTGGATCTGTTTTTCGCCCATCCGCATCTGGCTACCGTGCATGGCCTGGACTGGCTTGCCTTCCTGCATTCCGCCGGAAGCTGGCGCGTGGTGATGGATCTCACGTTGATCGGCGTGTTCAGCGGCTTCTACGTGGTGCCGCTGTTCGCCTATGTGCAGGCGCGTACGCCGCGCGATCGTCTGTCGCGCGTGATCGCGGGCAACAACATCCTCAACGCGCTCTTCATTTGCATGGCCTCGGGGTTTGGCCTGGGGCTGGGTGCGGCGGGGCTGACGGCGGTGCAGATCTTCCTTGCTGTGGCGCTGCTCAACGTAGTGGTGGCGGTTTACATCTTCACCATCGTTCCAGAGTTCTTGATGCGCTTCATCACCTGGGTGCTGGTGAACACGTTGTACCGCGTGCGCGTCGACGGGCTGGAGAACATCCCGGAAGAAGGCCCCGCGCTGCTGGTGTGCAACCACGTTAGTTTCATGGACCCGCTGCTGCTGATGGCGAATCTGCGGCGGCCCGCGCGCTTTGTCATGTACTACAAGATCTTCAACATCCCGGTGCTGAAGTTCGTGTTCCACACTGCCAAGGCGATTCCCATCGCCGGGCAGAAGGAAGATCCGGAGGTGCTGAATCGAGCGTACGAAGAAGTGGATGCGGCGCTGGCCGATGGCGACTTGGTGTGCATCTTCCCCGAGGGCGGATTGACCAAGGATGGCGATATCGGGCCGTTCCGTCCGGGCGTGTCGCGCATCCTGGAACGTCGTCCGGTACCCGTCGTGCCGCTGGCGTTGCGCGGCCTGTGGGGCAGCGTGTGGAGTCGCCGCGACTCGATGATGCACCGCGCTCGCCTGCCGCGCCGCTTCCGTGCGCGCGTGGAACTGGTCGGCAGCGCGCCGATCGCACCGCAGGACGTTCGCATGGATGCGCTCGAGGCCCGCGTGCGCGAGCTGCGCGGCGATATGGCCTGAGCTCCGGTTACCTCATGTGGAGCACGCACGCCCAGCGGGGTGTGCGTTGATGTTTACGCTTAGCGGCTCTTAGGCCATCCAGCCTGCGATGACCACTAGCGCTACCACGCTGAGCCACGCGAGCAGCGCGCGAAGCAGCGCGCCGCGAAGGCGGATCAGCTCGGCCAGCGTATCGATGCGTTCTTCCGCATAGCCGTCACCCGCTTCGATATCCACCTGCACATCTGCACGTGCAGCTGCGCCGAGGAAGCCGGCGCCTTCCACATACCAACTGTTGGGCGACTGCTGCTGGTGCCAGCGCTTCCAGGCGCCGATCACGGCATCCCAATGGCCGACCAGTGCCAGCGTGAACACCATCAGCTGCGCCGGCAGCCAGTCGACTACGTTGGCGAAGGAGCGCGCCGCGTGGCGCGCGGGCGTGTCCAGGCGCAAGGTCTGGTCGCGGCCCAGCGTCTGCGCGAGGCGATAGAGCAGCGCGCCGACCGGGCCCAGCAAGAAGAACCAAAGCAGCACGCCAAAGCGGCGATGCAGGGCCGCGTAGGCGGTGGCCTCGCCGAGCGATACGGCGTTCCAGGCGACCGGGTCGCCGTCATCCGACAAGGCTTGGGCCGCGGCTTCGCGCGAAGGCTGATCGGGCGCCTTGATGATGGCTTCGAGATCGGCTTCGTAGGCGTGCGGGCCAAAGCAGTACAGCAGCACTACGAACGAGAACACCAGGCGGAACAGTTCGCTGCCCGGCAGCAAGCCGATCAGCCAAAGGGCGATGATGCACAACACCACCGGCACGCCGAGCGTTACCGCAACGCGTGCGGGACCGGCGGTGTCCCCCAGTTGTGCCACCCAACGGCGGAATCCGCCATCGCCACGCCAATGCGCGAGTTGCGGCATGACGTGCACCAGGCCGAGTGCGATGAGTGCGGATAGCAAGCTGACAGCCATGGATGCGAATCTCCTGTCGACGGCCGCATTGTAGGGCAAGGTCGTGACGGGTTATCGCCCTGTCATGCGGCGACGCTCGTGCTCGTCATATCGTCGAAAGCCGAATGACGTCGAGGGCGTTGCAAAGGTCGCTTCAGCCTTTGTAACGCTTCACCAGCTCATCCAGTTCAAGCCCCGCTTGCTGGCGCAACCAATGCTCGAGCAGGCGATAGGACACGGACAGCGGTGGCGAAGGAAGGAAGCTACCGTCGGCCATGCCGTCGACAATCTCCTGCGGCGTGAACCAACGCGCGTCTTCCAGCTCGTGATCACGCAAGCGAATACTGCGGTTCAACGCCTTAGCGGTGAAGCCGACCATCAGCGATTGCGGCAGTGGCCATGGCTGTGACGAGTGGTAATGCACCTCGCCCACGACCACGCCGGATTCTTCGGCGACCTCGCGGCGCACGGCGTCTTCCAGTGCTTCGCCCGGTTCGACGAAACCTGCCAACGTCGAATAACGCCCCGTCGGCCAGCCCGCCTGGCGGCCGAGCAGGCAGGCGTCTTCGTGTTCCACGATGACGATGACAGCGGCGTCGGTGCGCGGGAACTGCATGCGGCCGCAGTCGTTGTTAGTGCACTGCGCGCGATGACCGGCCGCCACCAACACCAGCGGCGAACCGCAATAAGGACAGTGGCGCGTTTCGCGCTGCCAGTGCGCGAGGCCCTTGCCATAGGCGAACAGGCGGGCTTCGTCCTCTGGCAACAGCAGGCCCACCTCACGCAGCCCGCCGCGGCGTGCGCCCAGCGCATGCTCCAGGTCGGCCGCGCGCTGGTCATCATCCAGCGCAATGAGGAAGTTCGGCCGCTCGCCGGTGAGACCGAGGAAGCTCGCCTTCGCATCGCCCAGTAGGCGCTCGCGTTCGGCACTGTCCAGCCAGCGCAGCGCAGAGCCTTCCGCGCGCAGGTAGGTTTGCCCCAGTGGATCGATCAGCACGTAGCGCGCACTGTCGGATGCGGCCAGCTCGTTGATCCACATGGATTCATCGCGCCGCTCGGCGACGCGGTCGAGGATCAGACTGAGGCCCGCGAACGTGTTGTGTCGCGGCGGGGCGGTGCGATCCATGCGGTGGCCAGGCTCAGGTGGAGAAAGAGGAGCCGCAGCCGCAGGTGGTCTTGGCGTTGGGGTTGCGGATAACGAACTGCGAACCGCTCAGGCTTTCCGAATAGTCGATTTCGGCGCCAGTGAGGTACTGCAGCGACAGCGGATCCACCAGCAGCGTGACGCCTTCGCGCGCTATCGCGTAGTCGTCCTCGGCCTGGGCTTCGTCAAAAGTGAAGCCGTACTGGAAGCCCGAACAGCCGCCGCCGGTGATGTACACGCGCAGCTTGAGCTCCGGATTGCCCTCTTCCTGAATGAGCTCGTGCACCTTGCGGGCCGCAGCCTCGGTGAACACCAGCGGAGTGCCGGCGCTGCGGTAGTCGGGAACGATGGGGAGAGAGACGACGGTATCCATGGGACTCAAGTGGGGGTGCGGCAACCTGTAAGCAAGGATACCGCGATCAGGCGGGTAGGGCTTCCGCGTCGGCCAGCGTTGGTGCCGGGAGCTCGCGAGGAGCCTCGGCGGAATGGTGGCTCATGCGCCCGTTCACCTGGGCACCGGCGGCCATTTCCAGGGTGCGGTAATGCACGTCGCCAACCACGCGGGCTTCCGGAGCCAGTTCCAGGCGCTCGGCGGCGTGGATGTCGCCGCGGACATGGCCGTTGATGATGGCGTGAGGCACGCGGACCTCGCCCTCCACGTGGCCGCTCTCGCTAAGCGTAAAGACCGCGCCCTGCTCCTCAGCCAGCACCGAGCCGACAACCTGGCCGTCGAGATGCAACGCGCCGCTGAAACGCACGTCGCCCTGGATAACGGTGCCGCGCGCGATCAGGCTGGTGTCCGGATGGGCTGGCGCTCGCTCGCTGCGCTTACGGTTGAGCATCTTGTTCCCCTTGAGTCGGTGTGAGGTGGCCAGACAGCGCCTCGCCCCAGGCGACCGCGCGCGTCACAGCATCGTCCCCAGCCGGCTGCACCTTGATGACGAGGCGGGTGGGTCGGAAATCGGCGGGCAGCACAATGGTGCTGTGGAGCTGCTGGAAATACTTGAAACGGAAGGGAATGCCGTCGTGCTGGGCGGTGTCGCCCAGCGACGGCCAATCGAGCTGGACCACCTTGTCGGCGCGCAAGCCTTCGATGCTGACCGTGGCATTGCCGGTGACGTCGTCACCGCGCTTGGCGTTCTGGGTCAGGCTGAGCGTAAGGTTCCAGGCGTGCGAGTTCTCGACCGGCTGCAGGCGGACTTCCTGCACTTTGAGCCCTTCGCGCTGGGCGTCGCCGCCGGTCAGGCGGGAATAGAAACCCAGGTCGGCCCGCAGGCCGCTGATCTCCTCCTCGCGTTCGGACAGCGTCTTGCGCAACGAACTGTTGGCGATGTCCGCCACCTGGCCTGCGCGCTGCAGGTTGGCCACCTGCTGCTGGAGATCATTGTTCTGCCGGGTGAGCGCTTTGAGCTGGCGCTCCTCGGCGGCCACCGGGGTACCGTGGTGGGCAATGCCACCCACCACCAGGCCCACGATGAGCAGGCTGGCGACCCAGGCCGCGCCCAACCACAGTCGCCGCCGTCCGACGAACGCGTCGTGCGGACGTACCACGAAGCGCGGTGGTGGACGTGAAGCCATACGTGGCTTTCCCAGGGAAAAGCAACGTATAGCCCCGGCGTGCAGAGAGCGTCAAGGAACGGTGGCACGCTTTGCGACCGTTCCCACGGGGACGGTCAGCTGTCGATCTTGGACTGCAGGTAGCGCTCGGCGCTGAGGTCCTTGATCAGGCTGAACTGGGTTTCCAGCCAGTCGATGTGCTCTTCCTCGTCGTGGAGGATGCCCTTGAACAGGTCACGGCTGACGAAGTCGGCGATGCTCTCGCTGTAGACAATGGCTTCGCGCAGATCCTTCACGGCGGCCATTTCCAGGTCAAGGTCGCCCTGCAGGCATTCCACCGGGTTTTCGCCGATGCGCAGCTTGCCAAGGTGCTGCAGGTTGGGCAGGCCGTCGAGGAACAGGATGCGCTCGATCAAATGATCGGCGTGCTTCATCTCCTCGATGGATTCCTTGTGCTCGTGCTCGGCAAGCTCGTTGTAGCCCCAGTCCTTGTACATGCGGTAATGCAGCCAGTACTGATTGATGGCGGTCAACTCGTTGTAGAGCACCTTGTTGAGGAACTCGATGACCTTGGCGTCGCCCTTCATGGGAAGTCTCCTTGCTGCGTGGCAAGCGACTATACGGCGTCTGTTTTTCACATGCCGTAACGAGAATGAATAGGAGTTGCGCATGCGAAAACGCGCAGCCAGGGCTGCGCGTCGCGGGGTACATCGAGGTGGGCCGGAGTCAGGCCACGGCAACCAACGGCAAGGTCGTCAGCACTTGCTGCACAGCCATATCCAGCGTGGCGCGGGCTTCCTGCTCGCAGCATCCGCAGCAGTCCGAACAGCCCGTGCGAGCCTGCAGCTCGGAGAACTGATGGACGCCCTCTGAGGCGGCTCGGCGGATGTCGCCGTCGGTCACGGCGTTGCACATGCAGATATACATGGGTGTATATGGGAACGCAAATGCGAATGATTGTCAACTAATGACGGAGTAGTGTTCGGGGCCGCTTGTTCAGGCGCCGTCCGGTTAGTTGAAGAGCGGGTGCGCACAAATCGCCCGGAAGACGCCCCGGTCTCAAGCCGCTGCCTTGCCCTTGCGCGAGCCGTCGCCACGGTCGGGATGCGGCAGCTCGCCCAGCTCAACGCTCAACAGCGTTTCCACCAAGGGCGCAAAGTGGCGCAAGGCACGCTCGTAGACTTGGCGCTTGAAGTTGACCACGTGGGCAGCCGGGTACCAGAAATCCACCCAACGCCATTGGTCGAACTCGGGCTTTTCGCAGGCATCGAGGCGCAAGTCCTCCTCGGCACCCACCAGACGCAGCAGGAACCACACCTGCTTCTGCCCGATGCAGGTCGGATGCTGGTGGTGGCGGACATAGCGGCTGGGCAGGCGATAACGCAGCCAGCCACGGGTGGCGCCAATGACCTCGACATGGTGCGGGGCCAGGCCGGTTTCCTCTTCCAGCTCGCGGTACATGGCTTCCAGCGGCGTCTCGTCGCTGCGCATGCCGCCCTGGGGGAACTGCCAGCCATCACGATTGACGCGGCGCGCCCAGAACAGCTGGCCGTCTGCATTGAGCAGAACGATGCCTACATTCGGACGATAGCCATCGACGTCGATCATGTTGCCTCCTGAAGCCGGGCGGTTACGACGGACGACTCACATCCGCCCTGGCTCGGGATGATTCAAGCACAGCCCAGGAAGGCCGGGCAACCGCACCACTTGAACCGGAAGCCGCAGCCCACTAAACTGCCGGGCCCTGCCTGGTCGACGCCACGTCGACATACCTTGCAGGCGGCACCCAAGGCTATGTAGCTCAGCCGGTTAGAGCACAGCACTCATAATGCTGGGGTCGGTGGTTCGAGTCCACCCATAGCCACCATCCGCCTGAAGACCGTCAAAAGCCCGCTCCCAGCGGGTTTTTTGCGTTCAAGGACTTAGCTTATCCGGCGGCGCAGTGCGGATGATCCTTATCCAAGTACCGACTCCAAGTACCGACTCGCCGGCCTTCCTGCGATTGGCTGATCGGATACTTAAGGGAGCTTTAGCCGAAGCCTAGCCTGCAGTTGTGGGAGAGCGATCTGAGCTGACCTCTAGTCAAGATCCGCTCTCACGGAATTAGGAAGCCATTGGCGTCCAGCTATTGTTATAGATCGCCATCCGCGACGGGCGTAGCTACGAGTTCAATCGCTTATTGTTCACGAAGCCTCTTGGCTTCTGCTAGGTCAATGCGAGCCTTGTGTCCGTGCTTGGCTAGCAGGTGAAGAAGATTTCCGCCGTTGAGGAGCGTGATGGGCTTATCGGTTGCAAACCTGTACGCGTCCGGACCGTAGTCACTGGTAGTAACCAGCAGACCCTTCATGGCGCCCTCGTTCATCATAGTTCCATACAGATCACGGACCGCCGAAACACCTACCGTGTTGGTGTAACGCTTCGCCTGGACCACAATTTTGCCCCCACGAATGGGGTCGGGGTCGAAAATAACAGCATCAACGCCTCCGTCCGCACTCGTTCGAGTGACCTTTACCTCGCCACCGCCAGCGGCGAATTCCTGCTCGAAAAGTTCTCTGACGAGATGTTCGAAATCCTCCCAGTCAATTGCGGCCAGATTTGTCCCTTCTTGGAGGCGCCCGGCTACCTCGTGGCTCGCTACAAATCGTGCGTCGTCCCTTTCCATCTGAATGATCGGCGCCACCGGCGTTAGCCCACTCAATTTAGAGGCTGCGACCCCTCGCAACTGCTTGAAGCAGGCTTTCGGGTCGACGCGTTTCAAATCAATCGCGAGGAACTCGTCCTTGAGCGCGTGAAGGGAGACTATGCAGGCTGTCTCTTCACGCCCGATGCTGCGGTTCACTGCAGTGACCCATCCGTTAAACACCACAGAGTCGACAACGTTCGCGGTGTCGCCTTCGAAGAGTTCGTGAATCGTCCGAAGTGCAAGCTGGTAGATAACGCTGTCGAACAAGCGGTTGTACTCCGCGTCGGACAGGAAGCTGTCTTTGAGCTCATCCCGAGAGGCGACGTAGGAGACCTTCGTCAGTCTAGGAATGTCTTCATGCGATGGAAGCTGAAAGTCGACGATGAGCAGCTTCGTCTGGGCGTTGTACTGGGTCGTATAGTCCTTCCTGATCCAGTCGGGATATTCCGAGGCGTTGAGGATCAGTTCCGCATTGGCCAGTACAGCGTCGGTCTCGCCGGCACGATATCGAGCAGCCAACTCCTGGATTCTGGCGTTGCTTTGCTCCTGGGCTGACTTGAAAGCGTTCTCTGCGTCCTGGAAAGCGATTTTCGCTGCGTCCAGCTGTTTCCGGGCCGCAGTGTTCGATGCGTCGGCGAGTCGGCGTTTCTCCTGCCACTCGTCATGGTCGGCGGCATAGAGTCGTTCGGATGCGGCAATCTTCGCGGCCTTGCGCCCACCAAAGATTTTGTCCAGTAAGCCAAGGACGGGCTGGTACTTGATAAATTTTGGATCAGGAGCGTTCGGTGCAGTGGCCTCATTTATTCCCATGGGCCACCCAGTATCGGCAAAGGTTACGTCTGGGTAAGGAGATCCATCAAAGCTACGAAAGGGCGTGTGATCTTCGAGCGAGCCCCAGTCGACAGCATCATTGACATCCAGTGTGGCCAGAAGGAGTCCCTC
This genomic window from Dyella terrae contains:
- a CDS encoding SRPBCC family protein, producing MTTGTVTLHRVLRTTPEKIYRAFTTPDAMARWLPPHGFTGKVHQMDAKVGGTYQMSFTNFTSGNSHSFGGTYHELVPGERIRYTARFDGANLPGEMQTTITLKKVSCGTELHVVQEGIPEVIPTDQCYLGWQESLIHLAQLVEPEIPG
- the nudC gene encoding NAD(+) diphosphatase translates to MDRTAPPRHNTFAGLSLILDRVAERRDESMWINELAASDSARYVLIDPLGQTYLRAEGSALRWLDSAERERLLGDAKASFLGLTGERPNFLIALDDDQRAADLEHALGARRGGLREVGLLLPEDEARLFAYGKGLAHWQRETRHCPYCGSPLVLVAAGHRAQCTNNDCGRMQFPRTDAAVIVIVEHEDACLLGRQAGWPTGRYSTLAGFVEPGEALEDAVRREVAEESGVVVGEVHYHSSQPWPLPQSLMVGFTAKALNRSIRLRDHELEDARWFTPQEIVDGMADGSFLPSPPLSVSYRLLEHWLRQQAGLELDELVKRYKG
- the ampE gene encoding regulatory signaling modulator protein AmpE; amino-acid sequence: MAVSLLSALIALGLVHVMPQLAHWRGDGGFRRWVAQLGDTAGPARVAVTLGVPVVLCIIALWLIGLLPGSELFRLVFSFVVLLYCFGPHAYEADLEAIIKAPDQPSREAAAQALSDDGDPVAWNAVSLGEATAYAALHRRFGVLLWFFLLGPVGALLYRLAQTLGRDQTLRLDTPARHAARSFANVVDWLPAQLMVFTLALVGHWDAVIGAWKRWHQQQSPNSWYVEGAGFLGAAARADVQVDIEAGDGYAEERIDTLAELIRLRGALLRALLAWLSVVALVVIAGWMA
- a CDS encoding bactofilin family protein encodes the protein MLNRKRSERAPAHPDTSLIARGTVIQGDVRFSGALHLDGQVVGSVLAEEQGAVFTLSESGHVEGEVRVPHAIINGHVRGDIHAAERLELAPEARVVGDVHYRTLEMAAGAQVNGRMSHHSAEAPRELPAPTLADAEALPA
- the purD gene encoding phosphoribosylamine--glycine ligase, giving the protein MKVLVIGSGGREHALAWKLKQSPRVSEVIVAPGNAGTAREKGLRNANLAVTDLDGLLKLAKDEKVELTVVGPEVPLVAGLVDKFRAAGLRCFGPRAIAAQLEGSKAFAKDFLLRHNIPTARYAVFTQLDPALAYVRKHGAPIVIKADGLAAGKGVVVALTLADAEQALHDMLGAHQFGDASARVVIEEFLDGEEASYIVMSDGQHALPMASSQDHKRRDEGDLGPNTGGMGAYSPAPVVTPEVEKRILKEVIEPTLRGMAMEGAPFIGFLYAGLMIDKSGMPKVIEFNVRFGDPETQPIMLRLKSDLVELIEAALDGELHHTHVQWDTRPSLGVVMAAGGYPGKVRSGDVISGLDSDFGPDTKVFHAGTQLDAQGHVVSAGGRVLTVCALGKDIAAARENAYAAVSKIHYEGAFCRRDIAHRALHRS
- a CDS encoding dihydrofolate reductase family protein, with translation MSKLRVQSFAVSLDGFSAGPNQDLENPLGVGGPALMEWFFATRMFQRMYGSGDGETGVDNGIAEKGFDGIGAWILGRNMFGPVRGPWPDDSWKGWWGDEPSYHVPVFVLTHHARPPLTMAGGTTFHFVTEGIHAALEQARAAAGKQDVRVGGGAATVRQYLQAGLLDDLHLAVRPILMGRGEALFAGLDLPALGYETVDSVPGERATHVFLRKRA
- the erpA gene encoding iron-sulfur cluster insertion protein ErpA; protein product: MDTVVSLPIVPDYRSAGTPLVFTEAAARKVHELIQEEGNPELKLRVYITGGGCSGFQYGFTFDEAQAEDDYAIAREGVTLLVDPLSLQYLTGAEIDYSESLSGSQFVIRNPNAKTTCGCGSSFST
- a CDS encoding MFS transporter: MSQFSLLGSRRFAPFFWTQALGAFNDSAFRNAMVTLVAFQMGLDDKSVSLYTNLAPALFILPYFLFSATAGQLAEKYEKTRIIRYVKLFEIAAMVVASIGFYTHHTTLLLVVLFLMGLHSTTFGPIKYAILPQALKPEELVGGNGLVEMGTQLAILIGMIAGGSLMMIHGHGPIAASAATIAIAVLGYLASRRIPPAPATAPDLVFNWNPVTETARVLGITKADRRVFNAVLGISWFWFFGTVLVAQLPNYTRLNLGGDGSVGVLVLTLFSLGTGIGALLCERMSGRRVEVGLVPLGAFGLTAFGVDLFFAHPHLATVHGLDWLAFLHSAGSWRVVMDLTLIGVFSGFYVVPLFAYVQARTPRDRLSRVIAGNNILNALFICMASGFGLGLGAAGLTAVQIFLAVALLNVVVAVYIFTIVPEFLMRFITWVLVNTLYRVRVDGLENIPEEGPALLVCNHVSFMDPLLLMANLRRPARFVMYYKIFNIPVLKFVFHTAKAIPIAGQKEDPEVLNRAYEEVDAALADGDLVCIFPEGGLTKDGDIGPFRPGVSRILERRPVPVVPLALRGLWGSVWSRRDSMMHRARLPRRFRARVELVGSAPIAPQDVRMDALEARVRELRGDMA